The Haliotis asinina isolate JCU_RB_2024 chromosome 3, JCU_Hal_asi_v2, whole genome shotgun sequence genome segment ACCGCTCCAAAATCCCATCTTTCCCTTTAATTACCAAACATTAAATAAATCTGGGGGAAATAAATCTTTTTATATGATACTCTTTGAATTCATCCTTCATTGCGCTACCATATTATAACGAATGAGTACGTCGTTTAGACAGACATTTCCCTGACAAACAATGGACGATTCATAACGTTATCCCAAATAAATGTACTAAAAGTACCGAACTTTCGGTTGCAATAAAAATACTGTTACTGACACCTTAACATACTTTAAATAAACTCTCTGTCAGTGTGCTTTATCATAAACCACGTTTTCCTCGAAGAAATATTTCGAAATTTGTCCAGTCGAGACAGGGCTTGCATTCTGATATTTTTGCCACTTTATAGCATGTACTGCTTACATTCTATTGCTTTTGGACGTGGAATATCTATGATTTCTATTTTATATGCTCAGCTGCAGATACCTTTAAAAATCGATATATGTTCAACAATCATTTGCCGTTGTGGGATGCCTTGAATGTTACAGTGACATGAATAGTATTAAACACGGAAAACGGTTTGGTCTGTATCCTTATTGTCAGTGAAGGTCTAGGCATTCAATGcttaaagtgagtgagggacGTCGTTTTGAACCCATATTCTGTTATCCATAGAGTAGGAAGCCGAATTGATGCATTCTAGGAGGGTCTGGGAGGCAAACACAATAGTTGTTATCCAAAAAATCGGTGATTCATCACGTCCCACgtcagcctggttccctgggtctgttaCGCCAGCGCTAAAACTCAGAGTGTTAGCGTAGGCGCAACAGGTCCAGGGAACCAGACTGGTCCCATGTTTCATAGTTATGTTGTCGAGTTAGGCCAACGTGTTTAAAAGCTATGTTATGGAAAGCAATGCCAAATACTCCCGGGGTAGTTGGGAGAAGGTTTCTCTCTCTGTGACtacccccctcccccaccccaaACCCACCCCTGAACTCCACCCCTAGCCCCACcacaactctctctctctctatcgaGCAGTAGCTCAGGTACACACCATGTGTCTTGGCGGTAGTCTGTATTGTGAATTGACCTGTAGTGGGCTGTGTATGCACTCAGTTCGGCCTTATCGGGTATGTAAATACAACGGGACAGCTTCTGCCTTACAAGTCATTGTCAACTCGATGTAGGGATACATCGTTAAAGTGATGAACGCCATGTTGCTGTATCTTTAGTGTGGCGTGTTATAGTGATTCTTTCTCCCACGGAATTAATCAAGGAAGGAGCCCAAAGTGACTGAACAAAACATATTGCTATTGCGTTCCATCGaccaattcattcattcattcattcattcattcgttcgttcgttcgttcatccAATGGTGTAGGTGTAAAATGATTTCAGGGAATAACTACCAAAGGTAGGTTAACGCCAGTCGCTTTGCAGCAATTACCAACTAATTActaaaaaaatcatatttgaatGTGAATAAATATCTGAAGTTGCTGAACAGATGAATAGTATAATTATGCTTCTTCCAAACTGacatgaaaattgaaaatgcTAATGGAAGACAATTTGAACTTTGACAGTATATGACCACATTACAAATAAGGCGTTGTAAGGAAACTCTTTCCATTAAGCAGTTTAAGTTTTTTACTCCCCACCTACACCCCCATCCTCCCAAAATTTCAACTGATATTAAAATGCAACAGTATCAACATTCATGACTGTCCACATCCTGTAATGTTCCAATGAACTACTGAGTTCAGCTTAAAAATTAATTGTCTGAATTGTATGTACATACGTTAAAGAAATGTAATTATGTTTAGCAACAGTAGAAGACAAACATTCACAAATTAAATTCACTTTGACCATTTTAACAGCATGGTACTCTAGTTTATGATTCTCTTGTCTGAGCTGCATTTGTATATCTACATACactattttgaaatatatatcttgTACACGTTTACAAAGcatatttctgtcattaactGTAACAGAGCATACTTCAATAAGCTATGGACAAACTCTCATGCTTTCTCCTCTTGAATCTATGTTTAAAAATacaattaaaaaaacatataaacactCAAATGATAATGGAGATGTTGAACCGCCACAGTCTCAGGTATTCTTGAAGGATGCGTTCTAAACGTTGGATCATACCAGAGGTGTTGTATTGTTGTATTTAGTAGTTGTGTATGGTATTAATGTTCACATGTCATCTTGGTACAGGACCAGATCTATGGCATTCGCAGTATAGAAAACATAAATGCTCATTTTGCGTTGTTGTCTTAGTACTTAGTGTCCTGGTACGATATGCCTTTACAGACTTACTTCAGTGCCCGTTTACAGACTTACTTCAGCACCCGTTTACAGACTTACTTCAGTACCCGTTTACTGATTTACTTCAATACCCGACATTGGCGTTCGTACATACATAGAACATGAAAAGTCCAGCTGTCAtggtggcggcctgtaaataatcaagtctggaccagacaatccagtgattaataacatgaacatcgatctacacatatGGCATAcgatgtcagtgagcctgaccacccaaccctGTTCGTTTcctcaagcatgggttactgaagatcaaatcttacctggatcttcacgagttgGCTTGTAGTAAGGGTGATATTCAAAGAATGTAATTAACGGTAGCATCCAGTAGTAGTAACgacaaattatttttttaaaacacgCCCCACAGCAGGTTTGCTCCTTTTGTGATGAGCTTTTTGAACAATGACCAGTGCGCATGCATGACAAAATATGAGTAGGAGGGCATGAACCCTCATCCTCATCACGACAGTCATTGTGATCGCGTCATGCTTCACGTGGCAGTCATCAGGATGTGTTGGGTCAAAATGACTTCTCTTTGCAGCAATAAATACAAGTTCTATTTTATATAAATGCACACAGATGAAATTATATATGGGCGTTTTACTGTTACTTCATACACAGTTACGTGCAGCACTAAAATACCATCGTAAATCACTGGGTACGTCGTATCGaggatgagtgaatgagtatggttttatgatgcttttagcAGCATTCAAGCAGTAATAACGTGGAGTAATATAGGaaattcacacaatgtacccatgtagggaatcgaacctggggcTTCAtagtgacaagcgaacactttaaccactagtctaccgtCCTTAACGAGGGTGGAGATGATTATATTTATCATAGAGCAACAATGGCTACCTGGCATTCCAAGATTGCTGAATTGTAAcaagaggtgaggtgaggtgaggtgaggtgaggtgaggtgaggtgaggtgaggtgaggtgaggtgaggcaaTTTCTTTCAATCATACAGAGAAGAGCACACCTGGTCCGGCACTTGCACTTACATAGTTTTCCGTTTGAAGTGATCGACAACTAAAGTGAAGAGTCTACTTACTCTAGGTCTTCCTAAGACCAGGCACGGTAACATCAGGTACcacattttaatgcattttgatACGGAGAGGAGAGGTGAACTCTCGTTATCAGGTGGACGTTCTATCCACTAAACCACTAAAGCCGTCCTATTGTGTTACGACACAATACCACCAGTTGGATCACGTGAAACCACGATATCTTGTTTCCAAGTGTACACAATAGCTTATACAGACAGGAGTGATGGCACACTTGCAAATCACAACGTCAACACACTTTAAAGAAGAACACCCCAGTTTACTCCGACAAAACTTCACCTGTACACCCGGAATGAAGATGAACCTATTCAATCTTTCAAATTCATCTCACCACGAAGAAACCCGCCAAGTCATATATTTTAGACCGATTGTAACCTCGGTATGTGATAGCTTGTAAATAAGACTTATGATGGCAAGACAGGTACACAATACGAAATCTTACCTGCACGGGTATGTGGGTCGTGTATCCATGACGGTTAATTTACAGCAGTGAAACTGCACGGTAGATGTAACTTCCTGGTTGCCTACAAAAATGGATCAAATGTGGCCCGACCTTGACATGAAACGTGAGGTAAACCCGGATGAGTTAGCACTTGCTTACACTGACACCGCTAGCGTCGCTGTTGCCACTGGTTCGAATCAACGCTGTGACTTGATATTTGTGTCGTCaataatattgtttttttaatgatTGATTTAGTCTTTAAAAGGGTGTTAGGGTGAAGTATGTCGTTCTTATACAAAGAAGCGGCTTTACGGTGATTTATGATGCGGCTTTACTGAGcattcttgagtgagtgagtaacgttttacgtcgcttttaccaattttccagcaatatcgttgAGGGAGACACCATacaggaatgggtttcacaaattgtAACCACGTGAGAACCCGAATGAGAGTCTAGTTCTTACGTTCCCTCAAAAGTTACCCCTGGTATTGTACAGTCTCATGACTTTTCTTTAGGTCTTGGTGCATTTTTCAACAGGTCGCCACccagttttctgaaggtcatcGTATAGTTTCAACCATTCTGCGGAAACTTGCAAAAATATTTGTACAGTTTCAACTCAAGGGTCTTCAGGTTTTGCTGTTGTTATCACCATGCTTTAGTACAGTTTCATCTTTCAACAGTTGTTGCTAAGTCTTGGTACAGGTTCCTGCAGGCAATCGTACAATTTTCAACAAGTTTTCGTTCAACCGTAACAGGTAATTGAACAATTTTCAACAAGTCGTGGTTTAGATATAACAGGTAATCCTACGATTTTTAACTAATATTGGGACAGTTTTAACAGGCAATCGTACAATTGTCTTGGTGCAATGTTCCATGGGTGTTGTAACAATTCGTCAGTGGTGCCAGTGGGAATAGTTTTAGGGGATGACTTTAGTGCCTGTATGAGGTCAACTCCATATGAGCAACACAGTATATCACACTTATATACCACCCCGCTGGCCATCAACGTGATTCTGGAGATGGGAAAGCTGTCGTTCTATCAGCTGGTGGGCCTCTAGGTAAAGGCTAGCTGTAATGGGAAGATCGGTTTCCACCGTAGGTATACCTCTGTTACGACGACTGAAAgttagcagaaaaatatttgtattatatatattgccaacaaaacacaaacaatggAATGATAGAAGGAACGTAGTCACGCTGTCGCAAGCATAGAGTGACACAATTAACTAAAACTTGAAAACGATTCCATGCAATACTGTTATGCTTCCATCTTTGCGTCATTGTAGCACAAATTGTAACCGGGGTCAAGTATTGACGTTTACACAAATCGAATCCTTGAAGACAAGCGTTCTAGGTAAAAATGATACTTGGATGACAAATGGTCTATGGCGTATGCTAACAATTTGAATAGCGTAAACAATAAAACTTAATGTGATTGGATCTCGATAATTTATCGATCATGTGACTGCTGCGTGTAAATACATGTGTGTTAGATTTGCCATTGTCATAATAAATGTACTCATTTGGGTGTTATTACATAGTCCCTGTATTATGCGAAactgtgagtgggtttagttatccgccgcactcagtaatattccagggatgattaacatcatgagcatcgatctgaccatttgggatatgatgacctcTGACAACAAAGTCAGGTCTGACCACATGATcgcgttagtcgcatcttaatTAAGTGCGTGAGAAAGTTCAGTTTTGCGCCGCACCCagcatatttcagccatattgtggcgttctgtaaataatcaactctggatcagacaatcaacgagcatcgatctccgcaaatgggaaccgatggcatgtgtcaaccaagaacAATTCTTCACGGGTATTAGGCAAAACAAAATAAGGGCTTAAAAGATAGTGGTGTAAATTATGGGAATATGTCACTGACAATCAATAATGGCATCAGGTATCAGCGAAATTAGACACCATGTAAGTAATGAAAAAGACATGTCCTCCACAGGAAGCACGAGCCATGCACCCATCCAGTTTGCATCGACCTTCTCTTTTATCTCGTCATTGTTATAGGCCAACAGAACCTTTTCTTACCTCACTCCTATGATGATGACAATTgtgatgataataatgatgatgatactgCCAACGGTGACAGGAACGATGATTGTCCATAGCTTGACTTTCTGTAGCACTGAGAGCAAATTGAATGTATCATTCGATGCCTTAAGATATCGAACCAGTGACAATATAGATTTGAGCAAATCATCAATTCATATGCTGTTCATCAATGCTTTATATGCTGTTCATCAATGCTTCAGATGCTTCATCAATGCTTCATATGCTGTTCATCAATGCTTCATATGCTGTTCATCAATGCTTCATATGCTTCATCAATGCTTCATATGCTTCATCAATGAAGCCCTGTTCACGCCCATCATGATCGGGAATTTAGTCTAAATCACAAAGTATCAGCTTGATGTGGGAATGCCCGAAGTATAGGTCTTAGCTACTGACGTATTTCATGAAGAAATAGGAATACTTTACTGACAAAACTGGAACCATTATCAGTGCACTTTGACCCTAAGCATGTTTAGATATTAGACGCGTAAAAATTAGGCGTCCatccgtcacgccgaagacccggtttcgattccacacatggatacaacgtgtgaagccttTTTTCTGGTGACCCCTCAATATATAGCCGGAGCATTGCTAAAATCTGCGTAAAAgtaaaactcacttactcacgtAATATGTATGGAATTCTAGATGGGACATTGTCGTGTTGTCACATTGTCCTATTGTCCAAgcaaaaactcactcactcacgtaataTGTATGGAATTCTAGATGGGACATTGTCGTGTTGTCACATTGTCCTATTGTCCAAgcaaaaactcactcactcacgtaataTGTATGGAATTCTAGATGGGACATTGTCGTGTTGTCACATTTTCCTATTGTCCAAgcaaaaactcactcactcacgtaataTGTATGGAATTCTAGATGGGACATTGTCGTGTTGTCACATTGTCTTATTGTCGTCtttacaaaaacaagcaaaaagtGGCAAACTTAACCAAAGAACAACAACACGACATTTTGACCATTGTCACACTTTCGCGGTTTGACTAatattatatcatatatatctgCATATATATCTACCTACCTACGTATGTGACACAGGCGCTGTACAGTGTGTAGGCGATGTCGCTACTGACGTTGCACTGGGCACAGAAGTTTCCAGTCGATGCTCTCGAATTTACGATCAGGGTTTTTCCGTCAATTAAGTCTTTCACACCTAAAACACATGGTTGTATTAAGTCAAGTTAATATGAGAGTCGGAAATGATAACAGTACACAGTGTACAAATTGATCATCTAAATGTGACACTAGAGGAATAGCTCTCTAAGAGAAAGAAGAAATCTTAGGACCGTACGGTTCAATAAATATAGAGTCATAGTTATTGCACACTTAGAGATACGTActgtgaaaaaaatacattataTTCTGCTGTAATTTTCAGGTGAAAACGAAGTGAAAAATAGTAAATTTTGAAGTGGTCATCGCAAGCCGCAGTTTTGTTATTATGAAATGCAATTGTCCACCTCCGTCTGCTGGCCATCCATCAAGAATCCACCTAGACTCCAGTTGACCATCTTCAGGTGCGCAGTGGTACTTGACGCTTGTTCCAGTATGGAGGACACGTGATTCGATCGGTTGCGCCAAGGCTGGTGCTCCTGTTTGATACGATGGAGCTGTTAATTGTTCATGACATTGAGATACACTCACAACTACATTGCCAAAATGAGACATTACGTATATcaatgctcacgctgttgatcactggattgtctggtcaagactcaattatGTACATACCGTCGCcgtatacctggaatattgccgagtgcggcgcaaaacaacAAACCGGCCAAGCAAGACTTAAATAAATCTGGATATAAATATGCTGAAGAAGACTATTTGGTTATGATTTCTTATCAATAAATATTACATCTACAAGAAATGAACATACTTCTGACACGTAAGTGAATCTCTGATGCAGCTTCCCCTTGTGGGTTTTTAGCTGTACAAGCGTAACTACCGCCGTCACTGACGCTGATGTTGGCTATACGCAGTTGCTTCCCTTTAGTCGCAGGATAGATGTACTTGTGACGGGCCTCGTGGCTATACTTTCTTGTCCATGTTACTATGGGCTCGGGGCTGAAAGAACATAATTATCCCACATGAAATCTTATATTGTACAATGTAGTATATCTCCAGTGTATTCTCTTTATTTACAGTGCAATGGGGGTAGCACGGTATTGTCGGGTAGTAAAGACATATTTGGCGGTCGCGCAATTTGGAACAAAAACTGGTTCTTGAATGAAAGCTTACATGTATCACCGGAAATCAGGAACCGGAAGTAACCTTGGCACTGTCTAGTATATCACAAGTGGGTGAGCAACCAGCTTGTGTAAGCGCGTAGCGCAGGCGCAACAGACTCAGGGAACCATGCAGGCTGCCGAGCAAACAGCATAGTACAAGAAGTAGCACTTAATGGTTAATGTTCACCAacagacaaaatatattttatggaatGTCATGGACCTGTCACTTACTCTCCACCGAAACTGCATTCCAGGATGACGTCATCACCTTGAGCAGCCGAAGCTGTTTCAGTACTGCTGATGAGAAATGGTGCTCTGTCTTCTCGATCTGGATACAAATATACGGTTCTTGTCAGTGACAGAAATGTTTACCTGGAGGTTCAAGACCGTTTcgtatgtttgttatttaaaaatcTAACTTATCAATATTCCCGTTAtttgacgacggtctgtaaatagtcgaatcTGAACGAGACAGTCCAGTGAGTGATATCATGAGAACTGATCTACGTAATTGAGAGTAGATTGAGAGAGATCAAGTCACCTGATCACCTTTCGTAAACACGCATGGATTGCtaaagtaagtgagtttagttttacgccgatttctagcaatattccagcactatcatggcGGCtcacaccataaatgggcttgaTACATTGAGCCGAGTCTTttgcgtgacgaacgaacgctttaaaaCCACTAGGTTACTCCACCGCCTCTAGATTGACTCAGAGACATGCCTGTCATAAGAAGTGGCTGACGGGTGATCACGTGTTCTTAGACGACACAATTTTGGTTTCATGAAATGATCGTTGTCCTGGGTTCGAATCTAGGATTCGCTAGAACATGTCAGGGCCATACCTGCTGGCTGACGTCTTAAACTGTGACAGGGTGCACACACTGATGTAATACAATGGAATATTCGTTTATACTTAAACTCTGGTCTGAGCGCACGTAATGATTCATCTGTAAACAATACTTGCTTGTAATAACCGGCCGATTAACAGAAAACTATCAATTTAATTGATGATTAATATATTTGCGGACGTGATTAACAGGCACTTCACTTCACACTTGTGGCAGTTGTCACAAAAGAGGTGTTATGATAACGTTTGTAATTTCATGGTCATTGGTAGTCAGATAACTAAGTAACTCGGAT includes the following:
- the LOC137278870 gene encoding immunoglobulin superfamily DCC subclass member 4-like; translated protein: MPEAETDRRAIIVRARVSRTVFTVNSKVNYVREGTKVTLKCDPDKEGVSGIRRISWIYNGAMVATDTNYGNLTEENMLSRHFVGESEGSYNCLVNTTSGSLLSETVMLKIAVLTQIPFVHYWHHIIRDPHLLHCDVMGYFTPRGDVTWLKDKRDVRESPNLYIDIDGSLNFLYLTSDDFGKPYNCAVRSNILQQTITGNTTFVLKDTWTHREDRAPFLISSTETASAAQGDDVILECSFGGDPEPIVTWTRKYSHEARHKYIYPATKGKQLRIANISVSDGGSYACTAKNPQGEAASEIHLRVRRAPALAQPIESRVLHTGTSVKYHCAPEDGQLESRWILDGWPADGGVKDLIDGKTLIVNSRASTGNFCAQCNVSSDIAYTLYSACVTYVVLQKVKLWTIIVPVTVGSIIIIIIITIVIIIGVSRRNRGIPTVETDLPITASLYLEAHQLIERQLSHLQNHVDGQRGGI